One Gossypium hirsutum isolate 1008001.06 chromosome A11, Gossypium_hirsutum_v2.1, whole genome shotgun sequence genomic window carries:
- the LOC107957766 gene encoding germin-like protein subfamily 1 member 20 gives MLIAVFVNGKFCKDPKFVTADDFFFSGLNIPRDTSSPVGSVVTPVNVDQIPGLNTMGISLVRIDYAPYAGLNPPHTHPRATEILVVLEGTLYVGFVTSNPDNRLVSKVLYPGDVFVFPIGLIHFQQNVGKTNAVAFASLSSQNPGVITIPNAVFGSNPPINPDVLTRAFQLDNNVVKYLQSRFGWKNN, from the coding sequence TATTTGTCAATGGAAAGTTCTGCAAGGACCCAAAGTTTGTTACAGCAGATGATTTCTTCTTCTCAGGGCTTAACATCCCAAGAGACACATCAAGTCCTGTTGGATCAGTTGTGACTCCAGTGAATGTTGACCAAATTCCAGGCCTTAACACTATGGGCATCTCCTTGGTTCGTATCGACTACGCACCCTATGCAGGGCTCAATCCTCCTCACACTCACCCTCGTGCAACCGAGATCTTAGTTGTCTTGGAAGGCACACTCTATGTTGGTTTCGTTACCTCCAACCCCGATAATCGCCTCGTATCCAAAGTCCTTTATCCGGGAGACGTTTTCGTCTTCCCTATAGGCCTCATTCACTTCCAGCAAAATGTGGGAAAGACTAATGCCGTTGCCTTTGCTAGTTTGAGTAGCCAGAATCCTGGGGTGATTACCATACCAAATGCTGTTTTCGGATCGAATCCACCTATCAATCCTGATGTTCTTACTAGAGCTTTCCAGCTTGACAACAATGTGGTGAAGTATCTCCAGTCTCGTTTCGGGTGGAAAAACAATTGA